The Gallus gallus isolate bGalGal1 chromosome 3, bGalGal1.mat.broiler.GRCg7b, whole genome shotgun sequence genome window below encodes:
- the VIP gene encoding VIP peptides isoform 2 preproprotein (isoform 2 preproprotein is encoded by transcript variant 2), giving the protein MEHRGASPLLLALALLSALCWRARALPPRGAAFPAVPRLGNRLPFDAASESDRAHGSLKSESDILQNTLPENEKFYFDLSRIIDSSQDSPVKRHSDAVFTDNYSRFRKQMAVKKYLNSVLTGKRSQEELNPAKLRGEAEILEPSFSENYDDVSVDELLSHLPLDL; this is encoded by the exons ATGGAGCACCGCGGCGCCTCCCCGCTCCTCCTCGCCCTCGCCCTCCTCAGCGCCCTCTGCTGGCGGGCGCGGGCGCTGCCCCCGCGGGGCGCCGCCTTCCCTGCTGTGCCGCG ACTGGGAAACAGACTGCCCTTTGATGCAGCCAGTGAATCTGACCGCGCCCATGGGTCCTTAAAGTCTGAATCAGACATTTTGCAGAACACACTacctgaaaatgagaaattctaTTTCGATCTGTCCAGAATTATTGATAG CTCCCAGGACAGTCCTGTCAAACGCCACTCTGATGCTGTCTTCACTGACAACTACAGCCGCTTTCGAAAGCAAATGGCTGTGAAGAAATACTTAAACTCAGTTTTAACTGGAAAACGAAG CCAGGAAGAGTTAAATCCAGCCAAACTTCGAGGTGAAGCAGAAATTCTTGAAccttccttttcagaaaactaTGATGATGTTTCTGTAGATGAACTGCTGAGCCACCTCCCATTG GACCTCTGA
- the VIP gene encoding VIP peptides isoform 1 preproprotein (isoform 1 preproprotein is encoded by transcript variant 1), giving the protein MEHRGASPLLLALALLSALCWRARALPPRGAAFPAVPRLGNRLPFDAASESDRAHGSLKSESDILQNTLPENEKFYFDLSRIIDRNARHADGIFTSVYSHLLAKLAVKRYLHSLIRKRVSSQDSPVKRHSDAVFTDNYSRFRKQMAVKKYLNSVLTGKRSQEELNPAKLRGEAEILEPSFSENYDDVSVDELLSHLPLDL; this is encoded by the exons ATGGAGCACCGCGGCGCCTCCCCGCTCCTCCTCGCCCTCGCCCTCCTCAGCGCCCTCTGCTGGCGGGCGCGGGCGCTGCCCCCGCGGGGCGCCGCCTTCCCTGCTGTGCCGCG ACTGGGAAACAGACTGCCCTTTGATGCAGCCAGTGAATCTGACCGCGCCCATGGGTCCTTAAAGTCTGAATCAGACATTTTGCAGAACACACTacctgaaaatgagaaattctaTTTCGATCTGTCCAGAATTATTGATAG aaatgcaaggcATGCTGATGGAATTTTCACCAGTGTCTACAGCCATCTTTTGGCTAAACTTGCTGTGAAGAGATATCTGCATTCGCTTATTAGAAAACGAGTTAG CTCCCAGGACAGTCCTGTCAAACGCCACTCTGATGCTGTCTTCACTGACAACTACAGCCGCTTTCGAAAGCAAATGGCTGTGAAGAAATACTTAAACTCAGTTTTAACTGGAAAACGAAG CCAGGAAGAGTTAAATCCAGCCAAACTTCGAGGTGAAGCAGAAATTCTTGAAccttccttttcagaaaactaTGATGATGTTTCTGTAGATGAACTGCTGAGCCACCTCCCATTG GACCTCTGA